From Nitrospirota bacterium, one genomic window encodes:
- a CDS encoding alanine--glyoxylate aminotransferase family protein has protein sequence MILLNPGPVNVSERVRQALLRPDICHRESEFTELLYGIQAKLLKLFVPGAEADYAAVVLTGSGTAAVESAVMSSLPQGKRMLVLNNGVYGERISQMVGLNRLGVSELKYDWMTKPDPERLRLALRQHPEVQAVAMVHHETTTGLINPVKEVAEVVDSQNRVFILDAVSALAGEPLDIAGPHIYMVAGTSGKCIQGFPGLGFVLVRKGFLEKMRGYPRRSIYLSLTQYVDNQGAGTTPFTPAVQIYYAFDEALNELMEEGVAKRIQRYKKIATLIRDRMTKLGVKPLLAPDKQSNTITAYHLPEGITYQSLHDQLKKEGYVIYAGQGQFESQIFRVANMGVLTEAQIVGFLDAFERISGKA, from the coding sequence ATGATTCTCCTGAATCCTGGGCCTGTCAACGTGAGCGAGCGGGTACGGCAGGCGCTATTGCGGCCGGATATCTGCCATCGGGAGTCTGAGTTCACCGAACTCCTGTATGGGATTCAGGCCAAGCTGCTGAAACTCTTTGTGCCGGGGGCGGAGGCGGATTATGCCGCTGTGGTGCTGACCGGGTCGGGAACGGCGGCGGTCGAGTCTGCCGTCATGTCGTCGCTCCCGCAAGGCAAACGCATGCTGGTGCTCAACAACGGCGTGTATGGCGAGCGCATTTCCCAGATGGTCGGGCTCAATCGCCTGGGCGTGTCCGAACTCAAATACGACTGGATGACGAAACCGGACCCAGAGCGGCTGCGGCTGGCGCTCCGACAACATCCTGAGGTGCAGGCGGTGGCGATGGTCCATCATGAGACGACCACCGGCCTCATCAACCCGGTCAAAGAAGTCGCGGAAGTTGTCGACAGCCAGAACCGGGTTTTCATTCTGGACGCGGTCAGCGCCTTGGCAGGCGAGCCGTTGGATATCGCCGGGCCCCACATCTATATGGTGGCTGGCACATCCGGCAAATGTATCCAGGGATTCCCCGGCCTGGGCTTCGTGCTCGTCCGCAAGGGATTTCTGGAGAAGATGCGTGGCTACCCCAGACGGTCGATCTATCTCAGCCTCACGCAATATGTGGATAACCAGGGCGCCGGGACGACTCCGTTCACGCCGGCCGTGCAGATTTATTATGCGTTCGACGAGGCGTTGAACGAACTGATGGAAGAAGGCGTGGCCAAGCGGATTCAGCGATACAAGAAGATCGCGACGCTGATCCGGGATCGCATGACGAAGCTGGGCGTGAAGCCGCTCCTGGCTCCCGACAAACAGTCCAATACGATCACGGCCTATCATCTCCCCGAGGGCATCACCTATCAGTCGCTGCACGATCAACTCAAAAAAGAGGGCTACGTGATTTACGCGGGCCAAGGCCAGTTCGAGAGCCAGATCTTCCGCGTGGCCAACATGGGCGTCCTGACGGAGGCGCAGATCGTCGGGTTCCTCGACGCCTTTGAACGGATCTCCGGCAAAGCATGA